One Leptolyngbya sp. 'hensonii' DNA window includes the following coding sequences:
- a CDS encoding DUF760 domain-containing protein yields MVFNPDNAGFINSNHDETQANSLLQYLQLQSPEVLSRVARSVTPDVKQIISHNVQGLVGMLPNENFNVQITTDRENLASLLASAMMTGYFLRQMEQWMELDGSLAGSFSLYRESRPGDQA; encoded by the coding sequence GCTGGTTTTATCAACTCAAATCATGACGAAACCCAAGCAAACTCATTGCTGCAGTACCTCCAACTCCAGTCCCCTGAGGTCTTATCACGGGTCGCCCGATCGGTGACACCTGATGTGAAGCAGATCATTTCCCACAACGTTCAGGGATTGGTCGGCATGCTTCCCAACGAAAATTTCAATGTTCAGATCACCACAGATCGGGAAAATCTAGCCAGTCTGCTCGCTTCAGCCATGATGACAGGCTATTTCCTGCGCCAGATGGAGCAATGGATGGAACTGGATGGCTCTCTGGCCGGTTCCTTCTCTCTGTACCGAGAGTCCCGCCCTGGCGATCAGGCCTGA
- a CDS encoding HhoA/HhoB/HtrA family serine endopeptidase, whose amino-acid sequence MTLLSKQLAIYLGLVAIGGGAGLWGSRYLPIQSSNASSPQMVEPRQMGSKTALTSGQSLPLQGHNTNFIAEAVEKVGPAVVRIDAARKIASPLPETFQNPFLRRFFGETEPPISEKVERGTGSGFILSENGQVITNAHVVAEADTVTVTLKDGRIFKGRVLGSDPVTDVAVIKIEATGLPVVKLGNSENLVPGQWAIAIGNPLGLDNTVTAGIISATGRSSSQIGAPDKRVRFIQTDAAINPGNSGGPLLNDRGEVIGINTAIRVDAQGLSFAIPIETALRIANQLVAKGQADHPYLGIQMVDLTPNIREELNQQDGDDFKITQDQGVLIVRVMERSPAREAGLRRGDVIRKIDGQPVKSSTEVQERVESSQIGGELELEVSRNGQAQVIRVRPGKFPAQDLKS is encoded by the coding sequence ATGACCCTGTTGTCCAAGCAGTTAGCAATTTACCTCGGATTGGTCGCGATCGGTGGAGGTGCAGGATTGTGGGGTAGCCGATATCTGCCCATTCAATCCTCAAATGCATCTTCTCCCCAGATGGTCGAGCCACGGCAGATGGGGAGCAAAACCGCGTTAACTTCAGGTCAGAGCTTACCCTTACAAGGCCATAATACAAATTTTATTGCGGAAGCTGTGGAAAAGGTGGGACCAGCAGTGGTCCGCATTGATGCAGCCCGGAAAATTGCCAGTCCCCTGCCTGAAACCTTTCAAAATCCTTTCCTGCGACGGTTCTTTGGGGAGACTGAGCCCCCCATCTCGGAAAAGGTGGAGCGAGGGACAGGATCTGGGTTTATTTTGAGTGAGAACGGCCAAGTCATCACCAACGCCCATGTGGTCGCTGAAGCCGATACCGTAACCGTGACCTTGAAAGATGGGCGTATTTTTAAGGGGCGTGTGTTAGGCAGCGATCCGGTGACGGATGTGGCGGTGATCAAAATTGAGGCCACTGGGCTACCGGTGGTCAAACTGGGCAATTCCGAAAATCTGGTGCCGGGGCAATGGGCGATCGCGATTGGTAATCCCCTCGGGTTGGACAATACCGTCACTGCCGGTATTATCAGCGCTACCGGTCGTTCTAGTTCCCAGATCGGGGCTCCCGATAAGCGCGTGCGGTTTATTCAAACGGATGCGGCGATTAATCCCGGCAATTCAGGCGGGCCACTATTGAACGATCGGGGAGAAGTTATTGGGATTAATACCGCGATTCGGGTCGATGCTCAGGGTTTAAGTTTTGCCATTCCCATTGAGACGGCACTCCGAATTGCCAATCAGTTAGTGGCGAAGGGGCAGGCTGATCATCCTTACCTGGGGATTCAGATGGTGGATCTGACCCCCAATATCAGGGAGGAGCTGAACCAGCAAGATGGGGATGACTTCAAAATCACCCAGGACCAGGGTGTCCTGATCGTTCGGGTGATGGAGCGATCCCCCGCCCGCGAAGCAGGTCTGCGCCGGGGAGATGTGATTCGGAAAATTGATGGTCAACCCGTTAAATCCTCTACTGAAGTGCAGGAACGGGTTGAGTCAAGCCAGATTGGGGGGGAACTGGAACTGGAAGTGAGCCGTAATGGACAAGCACAGGTGATCAGAGTTCGCCCCGGTAAATTCCCAGCCCAGGATCTGAAATCCTGA
- a CDS encoding M23 family metallopeptidase — MKVNSLLCLFCFLAGFLPPAAAQSDPTCPPPVLSRLVRHRVTPNETLESIARRYNLLPATLMGLNPSLRSGKVTIGSEILIPPHNGIRVEVRPGQTWRDIAVIYKVRADVLFEANGCRLKPDRVVFVPGVNWSPLNTRNSANPASLAKNLTGYPLPFQATIALGYGWQLTPDTYQVAFHGGLDLQAAIGTPVLAVGDGLVAFAGNQGAYGNLVVINHEAGRQTRYAQLATLQVKTGQSIQVGQQLGTVGSSGTPSSKVPHLHFEVRINSDVGWVAEDPTPYLKIMRITEAQR, encoded by the coding sequence ATGAAGGTTAACAGCCTGTTGTGTCTATTCTGCTTTCTGGCCGGGTTCCTGCCACCTGCCGCAGCCCAGTCCGACCCCACCTGCCCGCCGCCCGTTCTCTCCCGTCTGGTACGGCATCGGGTCACCCCTAATGAAACTCTCGAGAGTATTGCCCGCCGCTATAATTTGCTGCCTGCGACCTTGATGGGGCTCAACCCCAGCCTGCGTTCCGGCAAGGTTACGATCGGCAGTGAGATTCTGATTCCCCCCCATAATGGCATTCGGGTCGAGGTGCGTCCGGGGCAAACCTGGCGGGATATTGCTGTTATCTATAAGGTTCGAGCTGATGTGCTGTTTGAAGCCAATGGCTGCCGCCTCAAACCCGATCGGGTGGTTTTTGTGCCAGGAGTCAACTGGTCGCCCCTGAACACCAGGAATTCAGCCAATCCAGCTTCCCTGGCCAAAAATCTGACAGGCTACCCTCTGCCCTTCCAGGCCACGATCGCGCTAGGTTATGGCTGGCAACTCACCCCCGATACCTATCAGGTCGCTTTTCATGGAGGTCTGGATCTGCAGGCCGCGATCGGCACCCCTGTGCTGGCAGTAGGAGATGGCCTTGTTGCTTTTGCGGGTAATCAGGGAGCCTATGGCAATCTGGTTGTGATTAACCATGAGGCTGGACGGCAAACTCGCTATGCCCAACTGGCCACCCTTCAAGTCAAAACGGGGCAGTCGATTCAGGTAGGGCAGCAACTGGGAACCGTCGGCTCAAGCGGAACTCCCAGTTCCAAAGTTCCCCATTTACACTTCGAGGTTCGGATCAATTCTGATGTAGGGTGGGTGGCTGAAGATCCGACCCCTTACCTGAAAATCATGCGGATCACCGAGGCCCAACGATAG
- a CDS encoding inositol monophosphatase family protein has protein sequence MTSPPPDQLQVFLDIATEAALSGGTVLQNYWGKLENVQEKGRPGDLVTEADKASEVAVLEVLRRHFPHHGILAEESGRSGEQTDAYLWAIDPLDGTTNYAHQYPCFAVSIGLLIEGIPQVGVVFDPFRQELFRAARGLGATRNRSAIRVSQAQTLSQSLLVTGFAYDRRETSDNNYAEFCHLTHRTQGVRRSGSASMDLAYVACGRLDGYWERGLSIWDIAAGVVLVEEAGGRVSAYDSSPVVLASGRVLATNGRIHTELSSELLQVRPL, from the coding sequence ATGACTTCTCCCCCTCCTGATCAGCTTCAGGTATTTCTCGATATTGCGACTGAGGCCGCTCTTTCTGGTGGAACAGTTCTACAAAATTACTGGGGCAAGCTAGAAAACGTGCAGGAGAAAGGCCGTCCAGGCGATCTGGTTACAGAGGCAGATAAAGCCTCGGAAGTAGCAGTCCTGGAGGTGCTGCGACGTCACTTTCCGCACCACGGTATTCTGGCCGAGGAATCAGGCCGATCGGGGGAACAAACCGATGCCTACCTCTGGGCGATCGACCCCCTGGATGGAACGACCAACTATGCCCACCAGTACCCCTGCTTCGCGGTTTCGATCGGGTTGTTGATTGAGGGCATTCCCCAGGTTGGCGTCGTTTTCGACCCTTTCCGCCAGGAGTTGTTTCGAGCTGCCCGAGGGTTAGGGGCAACTCGAAATCGCTCTGCGATTCGGGTTTCTCAGGCACAAACCCTGAGTCAGAGTTTACTGGTGACGGGCTTTGCCTACGATCGGCGGGAAACCTCTGACAACAATTACGCTGAATTCTGTCACCTGACCCACCGGACCCAGGGGGTCCGGCGCAGTGGCTCGGCCTCCATGGACCTGGCTTACGTGGCCTGTGGTCGTCTGGACGGTTACTGGGAACGGGGCCTTTCCATCTGGGATATCGCTGCTGGGGTCGTGCTGGTAGAGGAGGCTGGAGGCCGGGTATCCGCCTATGATAGCAGTCCCGTGGTGCTGGCTTCTGGCCGAGTCTTGGCCACGAACGGGCGTATTCATACTGAATTGAGTTCTGAACTGTTGCAGGTTCGTCCCCTTTAG
- a CDS encoding J domain-containing protein has translation MSFQIQRGLFNLDFIDCHAILGVPVDADAKEVRKRYLKIARSLHPDSFSASSEVEKQRAVEMLSKLVNPAYEKLSQEKERTEYTVMLRLKGQQAARQQDSLSLASELAQQLSRANEIDQNYKKYVQQLSEQQYQTLDQIIEVTGQLSELNLVYLMRKTAKNETVTSSATPNTTATPSQATNAGRSSTVPNYTPPAARVNIIDQFYRRAEEYLNGNNLAKAVLELRDALQAEPNNARCHSLLGTVYLKQNQMTMAKIHFNKALQINPADEMAQKGIKQLEKLSGKPATSTGGKSTGAKATPKTGQKTPPKSDQSGGGGFFGGLFGGGKKK, from the coding sequence ATGTCTTTCCAGATTCAGCGAGGATTGTTCAATTTAGATTTCATCGATTGCCACGCAATTTTAGGCGTGCCGGTGGATGCGGACGCGAAGGAAGTCCGTAAGCGATATCTTAAAATTGCCCGTAGTCTTCACCCAGACAGCTTTTCCGCCAGTAGTGAAGTAGAAAAGCAGAGAGCCGTTGAGATGCTTTCCAAGCTGGTTAACCCGGCTTATGAAAAACTATCTCAGGAAAAAGAGCGGACGGAGTACACGGTGATGTTGCGCCTGAAAGGACAGCAGGCAGCCAGACAGCAGGATTCCCTCTCCCTGGCGAGCGAACTGGCTCAGCAGCTCTCCCGCGCCAATGAGATCGATCAGAATTATAAGAAGTATGTCCAGCAACTGTCAGAACAACAGTACCAAACCCTGGATCAAATTATTGAGGTGACGGGTCAACTGAGTGAGTTGAATCTGGTTTACCTGATGCGTAAAACAGCTAAGAATGAAACTGTAACCTCATCCGCTACACCTAATACAACGGCCACCCCTTCCCAGGCAACGAATGCAGGTCGAAGTAGCACCGTTCCAAACTACACTCCCCCGGCGGCTCGGGTTAATATCATTGATCAGTTTTATCGCCGTGCCGAAGAATACCTCAATGGCAATAACCTGGCTAAGGCTGTTCTGGAATTACGGGATGCGCTGCAGGCAGAACCCAATAATGCCCGCTGCCATAGTTTGCTAGGGACGGTCTACCTGAAACAAAATCAAATGACAATGGCCAAGATTCATTTCAATAAGGCTCTGCAGATTAATCCAGCAGATGAGATGGCCCAAAAAGGGATCAAGCAGTTAGAGAAGTTGTCTGGTAAACCTGCAACTTCAACTGGCGGCAAGAGCACTGGTGCAAAAGCAACACCTAAAACAGGCCAGAAAACGCCACCCAAATCCGATCAGTCTGGTGGCGGTGGCTTCTTTGGTGGTTTATTCGGTGGTGGTAAGAAGAAGTAA
- a CDS encoding ATP phosphoribosyltransferase regulatory subunit → MVHQLPAGARDLLPIDVVQKQWIEDRLQQVFHQWGYHRIITSTLERLDTLMAGGAVERDTVIDVQDADDDDLGLRPELTASIARTAVTRLAKAPFPQRLCYNANVFRRAQRGSHNHQQEFYQAGVELLGGGGLIADAEILLLIIDCVQRLGFATQNQQSPESGPGWHLILGEAGLTRSLLSVFPEPWRDKVRWAIAHLDRMALETLPLSPDLRDRALFLLDLRGQPRDVLQRLSTLDLDSPQQEAVNHLKALVDLLADSFAEQSGGAVVGPQLVLDLSLIQTIDYYTGIVFEIVSDAASGQRILGQGGRYDQLLGLYHPQGQAYPGIGFALNTEEIYQVLLPQGHLPYKTPAIDWLIVPASPQVYEAAFAQAQQLRDGDQQVRVEMSLGNYSTPEAIREYAYQRRIGQIVWINTDSVSTIETVS, encoded by the coding sequence ATGGTTCACCAGTTGCCTGCCGGAGCCAGAGATCTGCTCCCCATTGATGTTGTGCAAAAACAGTGGATTGAAGATCGGCTGCAGCAGGTCTTTCACCAGTGGGGGTATCACCGAATTATTACCTCAACCCTGGAACGCCTGGATACGCTGATGGCCGGGGGGGCAGTTGAGCGGGATACGGTCATCGATGTCCAAGATGCAGATGATGATGACCTAGGGCTGAGACCGGAATTAACCGCCTCGATCGCCCGCACGGCTGTAACTCGTCTGGCCAAAGCCCCCTTTCCTCAGCGGCTTTGTTACAACGCCAATGTGTTCCGTCGAGCCCAAAGAGGCAGCCACAATCACCAACAGGAATTCTACCAGGCGGGGGTGGAATTGCTGGGAGGGGGAGGACTGATTGCAGATGCCGAAATTCTGCTCCTTATCATTGACTGCGTCCAACGCCTGGGTTTTGCGACTCAAAATCAGCAGTCTCCAGAATCTGGACCAGGCTGGCACCTGATTCTGGGGGAAGCCGGGTTGACCCGATCGCTCCTGTCCGTCTTCCCCGAACCCTGGCGAGATAAGGTGCGCTGGGCTATTGCCCACCTGGACCGGATGGCCCTGGAAACCCTACCCCTCTCTCCCGACCTGCGAGACCGGGCCTTGTTCTTGCTGGATTTACGTGGGCAGCCAAGGGATGTTTTACAACGGCTATCCACCCTAGATCTGGATAGCCCTCAACAGGAGGCTGTAAATCACTTGAAGGCTCTGGTGGATTTGTTGGCTGATTCCTTCGCTGAACAATCCGGTGGTGCTGTGGTAGGCCCCCAGTTGGTCCTGGATCTGAGCCTGATCCAGACGATCGACTACTACACGGGAATTGTCTTTGAGATCGTCAGTGATGCCGCCAGCGGGCAACGGATCCTGGGTCAGGGGGGCCGATACGATCAGTTGCTGGGGCTGTACCATCCCCAGGGGCAAGCCTACCCTGGCATCGGTTTTGCTCTCAACACAGAAGAAATTTACCAAGTTCTGCTCCCCCAGGGTCATCTTCCCTATAAAACCCCGGCCATAGACTGGCTGATCGTTCCAGCCTCACCTCAGGTTTATGAGGCGGCTTTTGCCCAGGCCCAACAGCTACGGGATGGGGATCAACAGGTGCGGGTAGAAATGAGTCTGGGCAACTATTCCACCCCCGAAGCCATTCGGGAGTATGCCTACCAGAGGCGGATTGGCCAGATCGTCTGGATTAATACGGATAGTGTCTCTACAATTGAAACAGTAAGTTGA
- a CDS encoding ferredoxin family protein, whose product MPHTIVTNICEGVADCVDACPVACIHEGPGKNTKGTGWYWIDFTTCIDCGICLQVCPVEGAIVPEEHPDLQQTPR is encoded by the coding sequence GTGCCGCATACAATTGTTACAAATATTTGTGAGGGTGTCGCTGACTGTGTAGATGCTTGTCCAGTAGCCTGCATTCATGAAGGTCCTGGTAAAAATACCAAGGGGACGGGCTGGTACTGGATTGATTTTACAACTTGTATTGACTGTGGAATTTGCTTGCAGGTTTGCCCGGTTGAGGGCGCGATCGTTCCCGAAGAACATCCTGATCTGCAACAAACTCCGCGCTAA
- a CDS encoding Clp protease N-terminal domain-containing protein, translating into MSATGTSQQTLPVIAAELLAALSEQKTRCRRNNVPFCTPYVFLALLDNPLGITYRSLETLRKGLALEVWNSLETYDREIRKKPEQPFFDFLWESREDVCRAQDYAVQDGHQEITDKYLFLSVLNTKSRTQQSFKRFLGEKQFNRLVEIVIQTSA; encoded by the coding sequence ATGTCTGCAACCGGGACAAGTCAGCAAACCCTGCCTGTGATTGCTGCCGAACTGCTGGCCGCTTTAAGCGAACAGAAAACCAGATGTCGGCGTAACAATGTTCCTTTTTGTACCCCTTATGTATTTCTGGCTTTGCTGGATAATCCCCTGGGTATCACGTATCGCTCTCTGGAGACCCTTCGAAAAGGACTGGCTCTAGAGGTCTGGAACTCGCTGGAAACCTACGATCGGGAAATCCGTAAAAAGCCAGAACAACCCTTCTTCGATTTTCTCTGGGAATCCCGAGAAGATGTGTGTCGAGCCCAGGATTATGCCGTCCAGGATGGGCACCAGGAGATTACCGATAAGTATCTATTTCTCAGTGTTCTGAATACCAAAAGCAGAACGCAGCAGAGCTTCAAGCGATTTCTGGGAGAGAAGCAGTTCAATCGGTTAGTGGAGATTGTGATCCAGACCTCAGCCTGA
- a CDS encoding ABC transporter substrate-binding protein codes for MLRQILSRLSLFCLSLCLIVSCSTRPIPTSSPSAELKSGEGRIAIGTTSRIRTLDPADAYEIFPGILLNNLSDRLYTYASESTELEPQLATALPRVSPDGLTYTIPLRQGVVFHDGTPFNAKAMAFSLNRLIQNGGQPAFLFSEKIASIQAPEEYELVIRLREPFAAFPSLLTFFGACAVSPQVYELGTGKFKPETLVGTGPYRLAAYGPDSLRLEVFDRYWGKKPQNRGIDIQLLSSPANLYNSFRTGGVDVAYQNLEPEQVQQLKQDAKREGWQVVETQGSAVTLWALNVRQKPLDNPLVRQAIAAVVNRPLINDRVFQGQAAPLYSLIPDNFAASRPVFKDQFGENNPALAQKLLIQAGYSATHPLKVQVWYPANSTVRGLIAGVLKALVQEQLGGILQLELKSVDSATANQNLDQGVYPSFLLSWYPDFYDVDTYIQPFLHCARGSEKLGCQSGASQSQGSFYYNLQVNKQVTAQRQTHDPEARRKILAELQQALVKDVPYIPLLQNKEYAFARQRVEGVRVSPTQQFPFWTIRKS; via the coding sequence ATGCTTCGTCAAATTCTATCCAGACTCAGTTTATTCTGCCTCAGCCTCTGCCTGATTGTCAGTTGCAGTACTCGCCCGATCCCCACTTCTTCTCCCTCCGCAGAGCTAAAATCTGGGGAGGGTCGAATTGCGATCGGCACAACCTCTCGAATTCGGACCCTCGATCCTGCCGATGCTTACGAAATCTTTCCCGGTATCCTGCTCAATAATCTCAGCGATCGTCTCTACACCTATGCTTCAGAGTCAACAGAGCTGGAGCCTCAATTGGCCACAGCCTTACCCAGAGTCAGTCCTGACGGGTTGACCTACACCATTCCCCTGCGACAGGGCGTTGTCTTCCACGATGGCACCCCCTTCAATGCCAAAGCGATGGCATTTTCCCTGAATCGGTTGATCCAAAATGGGGGGCAACCCGCATTTCTATTTTCCGAAAAAATAGCCAGTATCCAAGCTCCAGAGGAGTATGAGCTGGTAATTCGTCTGCGGGAACCCTTTGCAGCCTTTCCTTCCCTACTCACCTTTTTTGGAGCCTGTGCGGTTTCACCTCAAGTTTACGAGCTGGGAACCGGGAAATTTAAGCCAGAAACCTTGGTGGGGACAGGTCCCTATCGGCTAGCAGCCTATGGCCCGGACTCTTTACGCCTGGAGGTGTTCGATCGCTACTGGGGCAAAAAACCTCAAAATCGAGGCATTGATATCCAACTGCTCTCCAGTCCGGCAAACCTGTACAACAGCTTTCGCACGGGTGGTGTGGACGTGGCTTACCAGAACCTGGAACCAGAACAGGTGCAGCAGCTCAAGCAAGATGCCAAGCGGGAAGGCTGGCAGGTGGTGGAAACCCAGGGCAGCGCTGTTACCCTCTGGGCTCTGAATGTGCGCCAGAAACCACTGGACAATCCCCTGGTCCGGCAGGCGATCGCAGCGGTGGTCAACCGCCCCCTGATCAACGATCGGGTCTTTCAGGGGCAGGCAGCCCCCCTGTATAGTCTTATCCCTGACAATTTTGCAGCCTCTCGACCTGTCTTTAAGGATCAGTTTGGCGAGAACAACCCGGCACTGGCTCAAAAACTTTTGATCCAGGCTGGGTATTCAGCTACCCATCCTTTAAAGGTGCAGGTCTGGTATCCGGCCAATTCTACAGTCAGAGGGCTCATTGCTGGAGTCCTGAAGGCTCTGGTACAGGAGCAACTGGGGGGGATCTTACAGTTGGAGCTCAAGAGTGTCGATTCTGCTACTGCCAATCAAAATCTCGATCAGGGTGTTTATCCCTCTTTTTTACTGAGCTGGTACCCCGATTTTTATGATGTAGATACCTATATTCAGCCCTTTCTTCACTGTGCCCGGGGCTCAGAGAAGCTGGGCTGTCAGTCCGGAGCAAGCCAATCCCAGGGCTCGTTTTACTACAATCTGCAGGTCAATAAGCAGGTAACCGCCCAGCGCCAGACCCATGATCCTGAGGCAAGGCGCAAAATTCTGGCAGAACTACAGCAAGCCCTGGTTAAAGATGTGCCTTACATTCCCCTGCTCCAAAATAAAGAGTATGCGTTTGCCCGGCAGAGGGTGGAGGGAGTCAGGGTGAGTCCGACGCAACAATTTCCCTTCTGGACCATTCGGAAATCTTGA
- a CDS encoding ABC transporter permease, producing MWAYFLRRLLSLIPVLLGITLVVFCFLHLIPGDPVVAMLGERATPDQIAATRQQLGLDQPLSLQYLTFLSRLLRLDLGHSLISGIPVIEDLKGRWPATFELTIVTLLLALCLGIPMGILAAVFQHRWPDRLTLVGSLLGASFPVYWLGLLLIYLFAIYLQWLPPSGRLSTDLGLRFQPITGFYLVDAVLKRDLSLLLDTLAHLVLPALTLGTVPLAVLARMTRTALLDTLSQTYISTARAKGLPEVLVILRHGLKNALLPIVTVIGLQFGTLLGGAILTETIFAWPGIGSWLYDGILARDYPVVLNGVVIVSTTFVMINIAVDLTYAWIDPRIQQQ from the coding sequence ATGTGGGCCTATTTTCTCCGCCGTCTTCTGAGCCTGATCCCAGTTCTGCTAGGCATTACCCTGGTGGTTTTTTGCTTTCTCCATCTCATTCCTGGGGATCCAGTGGTAGCAATGCTGGGGGAGCGGGCCACCCCCGATCAGATCGCTGCAACTCGGCAACAATTGGGGCTGGATCAACCCCTATCGCTGCAGTACTTGACCTTTCTCAGTCGCCTGCTCCGTTTGGATCTGGGCCATAGCTTGATTAGCGGTATTCCTGTGATCGAAGACCTCAAAGGTCGCTGGCCTGCCACCTTTGAGCTGACGATCGTAACCCTGTTGCTAGCCCTCTGTTTGGGCATTCCGATGGGCATTCTGGCGGCTGTATTTCAGCATCGCTGGCCCGATCGCCTGACCCTGGTCGGCTCTCTGCTGGGGGCGTCCTTCCCCGTCTACTGGCTGGGGTTACTTTTAATTTATTTGTTTGCGATTTATCTGCAATGGTTACCTCCCAGTGGGCGACTCAGCACAGACCTGGGGCTGAGGTTTCAACCCATCACCGGCTTTTATTTGGTCGATGCAGTGCTCAAGCGTGATCTGTCTCTCCTGCTCGATACCCTGGCCCACCTGGTGCTGCCTGCCCTCACCCTGGGAACCGTTCCCCTGGCGGTGCTAGCCCGTATGACCCGCACAGCCCTGCTGGATACCCTATCCCAGACCTATATCAGCACTGCCAGGGCCAAGGGTCTGCCAGAAGTCCTGGTGATCCTCCGGCATGGTTTGAAAAATGCCCTGTTGCCGATCGTAACTGTGATTGGCCTCCAGTTTGGCACTCTACTGGGAGGAGCCATTCTTACAGAGACCATTTTCGCCTGGCCCGGCATTGGCTCCTGGTTATATGACGGGATTCTGGCCAGGGATTATCCCGTGGTGTTGAATGGGGTGGTGATTGTTTCCACCACCTTTGTCATGATTAACATCGCCGTTGATCTGACCTATGCCTGGATTGATCCCCGAATTCAACAGCAGTAA